Genomic window (Lycium barbarum isolate Lr01 chromosome 2, ASM1917538v2, whole genome shotgun sequence):
TGAATGCGTGAAGTAATTTAATTGCATTAAATATAAAGAAGGCTTGTACTACTATTGGGAGTTGAACGataaaaagtttaaaaaataGACAAGAGGAGGCATTAATTAGGGCTTGCAAACAGCAACGGCCATTGAGCCCCCAAAGGCGCGATAATTCCTTTCTCCTcccatttcctttccttccaactTTCCactctttcattttccttttcccTCTTCAACCAACCAAAAATGTCAAACAAATCCCCCATTTTCTCCATTGTTGAACCTCAACACTTCAGTGACTATGGCTTCGACCCTCAAATCGATTATTTTCAGGTATGTCATCAATACAACTCCTATAAAATTATTTTGTCGTGAaatacctattattttttttataatagaCTGGAATTTAGAATAAAGTGTTTTGAAAGATCGAGTCAAATCAACTGGTGCATTTTGCACCGTTACATTCAATAAAGATCCACTGTTGTCCTGTATTTCACTACAGTTTCACTCCCTCGGTCTAAGGTTATATGTCGcggtttttaaaaattatttatcgttttagaaATTCAATATGAAATTAATTATTTTCCTCTCATTTTACTTTTAGCCGTCATTGTTCTTAAAGAATACAAACCCTTCAATTATGGATTGATGTTATGATCATTCAAATACCAATAAAATGTAAAATAGTTTAAAATCCCTCCTACATTTCATTTCTCAAGGGACGTTCAAAAGAAAATTATGATAGGTAATTTGAGAGGAAGGAGTAAAATACATCATTAATGCGTTATTTATGAATAAGTTTTTTTTACCTCTGTTTTAAACAGATTTTGGAAGAAGCAAGAAAGCACAAAATCAGAGAAACAGCAAGATCATCCATAGACACATTACATTTCAAGCTACAAAAACCAATCTCAAAAGACGAATACTCTTCAAAAAAGATCAAGAAGAACAGTAGCCGTAAAAAATGGTGGAAAAATGCTCTTCTCTTCTTCAAAAGGAGTAGTACTAATAATGACAACAAAATCTCCGACACCGTTAATCTTCACCGGCAACCTACTTTACGGGGAACATCGATATCTGGGCCTGTATATATTACTGAGAGCAGAAGTGGCTCCAACACACCTTATCGTAAGACTAACCGGTCAACTTCCGGTCCACTTGCCGGATTTTTGACTCCTAACCGAAAAGGTGACGTGGACGTCCCGTATGTTAACCTCAGGGAGTTTAATATGGACCAGCAACAACATAACATGCCAATATATTTGGTCACGTGAATAGATATAAGTGCTACTGCTAATTATTGTTATTCTAATTTAGACCTTTTTTAGGGTTCTAAATTAGAAAGTTTATGACCCTTTTAGTCTTTAATTAAAAGGGCATCCTATAGAATAGTTTCTCTCTTTTTTTGGGAGGTTTTTAGAAGTGCAACTTTTAGTGATAATTAGCAGTATTGCTTAGATGATAAGTATCCTTCACTTCCAACTCGAAGGTTGTGAGTTTGAATCACCAATTTAAGTGCTGCTGCTAATTATCGTTATTCTAATTTAGAACTTCTTTAGGGTTCCAAATTAGAAAGTTGATAACCTCCTTCAGTCTTTAATTAAAAGGGCATCCTcttgatccttttttttttctttttcattttaagTGCTATTATTGATGGCATGAAGCAACTTTTTTCTTGTGACTTGTCAGCAGACAGCAGACACTCTTTATTGGATTTTGCAGCCTATTGAAATGAACTGATTTATCTGCTAGAAAAAGCATGCTTTTGCTTTGACCATGTTAATGTTTTTACACCTTGTTAGTTTGACCGGAAAGTTGCCTATCACTTTTAACTAGAAATCATGTGAAAATTTCCTTCGTGTTAATGTTTTTATCTTGTTAATTTGAAGTGATAACTGAATATATACCCTTGGACAAATAAAATTTTACATTGCTATGCCCGGAAAGCTCTTtcatatttcttaaactttttggAGGTTTTAATTCAGCGGAATGACCTGGGAGATTCCTATACTTGTTCTGCTTTGTCATCTCGGTCTTGTACTCCGGGGGTTTCATCCAAACACTTCTACGGGGTCAAAACAAGCATTTTATCTCCTAGGCCATTCCGATGTTTTAATTAATAATGAAATAGGTGGTGGTACATAAACCTGttaaccggttaaaaccggtaaccggaccggttaaacgggaaccggtagaaccggttaaccatttaaaaattaccggtccggtttcaatatttttgaaaccggaccggttaaaccggtttaaccggtgaaattaaaaaaaaaagaaaaaaaaagagtatatatatatataaagttatacatatatataagtatatatagtatatatattaagttatacatatatatgtatatgaaaagcactattctgtattgctgacttgctgttagcctgttagtcagtaaatatttaaactttaattataaacttgtataacatatgtaaatatactcacaatatactaataaatactataatatatatatatatataatataaaaaaaaaaattaaccactttgaaccggaccggttccgatttgggatttcaaaccggtaaatcggaaccggttaagcggttccgatttttaaccggaaaccggccggttctctaaccggttaccggtccggttcggGTTGCAACCGCTTGCCACCTTTACTGGTACAAGTGATGGACCAAGGGTACATAAATTCATGCCCAATTGTTGGGGCCATTATCTAAGTGCCGTTAAGAGGAAGCTATGATATTTGTCTTTTTGTCATGGCACAATATTTAATATTATTTGGAGACAGTTGGTTGTGTGGTACATAACAATATGGTCAAGACTGAAATTTCTTGGTGACCGTTTGCTTGTTGGGTCTCCCTAAGCTCCACTTTTGAATAATTGAGCGGTAATTGCTTACATCATTACCCATTTGTGTTTTTTTAGCAACAAGTTGTACCTCCTTCGCCTTAAAAGCATTCCATCAACAATATATAATTTCAATTGCGATTTACAAATTCAACcccaacaacatcattcatactgAAATCTCTCAAAGTGGGATCTGAAAAATTAtctaaaaaggcatgatttgagattttaaatcattttaaatataaaacttaactcataaatttatattttataaaaaaagactcataagttggtaaatatttttaacaattaatcTCACTAGTCATTTACCAActtcattaacttccaccaacctttatttatgtcaatcatgtgggaggattatattaaagagtagttatattactattcatgttaaattttcttttttattgaactaaaatttgatcaattgatgttgcaTTTTAAAGAAGGACCtcttaattttgttatgaactatgacttgctcatttggtaagattgtacaagaattgaaaatattttgatagttttcataacttgtgggtttttatgtctatcagagaaaatacaacttaagatattcaaattacatgtccaaacatgttttgaaatcatggtttcaaaccatgtccaaacggctccttggGGTATGAAATTAAACTTGTACTgtcttttctttctcttgttcaTTTTCCTCTTTCCGTTAGATcaagtttcttcttctttttacaCTTTAGGGCgaaacagaaagtaaaagaagttCGTCATAAATTTTTCTTGGCAGAAAATTATTATAAACAAACTCCACAGAAGACTCGACATTTGATCGCTGAATATAAAATGAAATCCAAAGTGTTATTATAAAACTAAAGTAGATATATATAAAGGGAAGAAGCCGCGAAAACAACTTGACAATATGTAAGTGAAAGGAGAAGTCGTTTTCTGAAAATGGAAAGCCCATACTCGTTGTTAATCCACTACGCTCCAAAGAAGCTAGTACTAATTTTAGGTGAGACAGCCAATGTGGCTAAGTCTATAACTGCTGTTTTCAAATTCACAAATACTCTCTCTAAATGTATATTAGAATATTCGCAGTGACTCAATTATAATTTTCGCAAAATAGatttaaaatataaagaaataacCATATGAAAAACTAAGGAGATTCaatttactatatatacataaaaaactAAATTAATCTTGTACtcatatacaatataattttctGGCAAATGGGATTTGGGTGAATCCCATATTCCCTTCGTTCCGCCTCTAAAATTCCAATTTCCTATAAATAAAATATGATGAATCAATAATTGAATCAATATGGAAAAACATGCATGACAAAAATACTGTGTGATTCGTAAGCAAGGATTaatcgcatctggataagtatatttctctttgaactttccgtagtgaacatatgtcggatatactcggtcaatcggtagatttgatatctttgaaccgtcgagctttgatgtatacctagacaaccacatgtcacacaattaaccctttaaccatctttggttctcattggttttgttcgtttcagccatgaacactgcctggttcataagtgcgtagagaattggcctcacagaattctccttgaagcggcttacacttcacacttacaTAGGTGATTTCCAAATGTGTCATCCcgtagatacactatttgatataccccgtatcaaacttagaaaccattaaaaagccgTAATGCTTTATCTTGGTACTGAACATTGTCTCATCACGAGAATGGACCAAAAAGTTAttgtgacaatgttgaaccgtcatcaatgactttgtttgatctctttgaacctagatcttgggatctccagtcttctaggtagagttactgccacgatgacttgtcctcggccaaagtcccattcccctcgatgatctttcaaccacctctctagttaggcctttagttagtggatccgacacattatctcttgacttaacatagtcaattgtgataattccactagagagtagttgtctaacggtattatgtcttcgtcgtatgtgacgagacttTCCGTTGTACATAACGCTCCCGGCTCTTCCTATTGTCGCTTGgctatcacaatgtatgcatataggagccaacggtttgggccaaaatggaatatcttcttaagaaattccggagccattcagcttcttcaccggctttgtctaaagctatgaactcggattccattgtagagcgggcgatacatgtctgtttggatgacttccaagacactgctcctccacctatggtaaaaacatatccacttgtggatttagtttcagttgaaccggtgatccaatttgcatcactgtatccttcaataactgcaggatacctattataatgcaaagcaaagttttgagtatgtttcaaatactccaaaactcgtttcattgccagccAATGATTTTGGTCGGGATTACTAGTGTAGCGACTTAGTTTACTTATAGCACACGTAATATCAGGTCGCGTAcagttcatgatatacatcaaacttcccaacactCTGGCATAATCCAATTGAGAGTGACTTTCACCTTTATTCTTTGCAAGAGCAAGGTTCATATCAATTGGCGTCTTTGCAACTTTAAAGTCCAAATATTTGAACttttcaagtaccttttcaatataatgAGATTGTGACAATGCTAGACCTTGAGGAGTCTTATGGATTTTAATTCCCAGAATTAAATCGGCAACTcataagtctttcatatcaaacttgctAGCAAGCATGCGCTTGGTAGCATTTATGTTAGCAATGTcgttactcattatcaacatatcatccacgtaCAAAAAAGCAATGACGACGTGGTTCAGAGTGTTCTTAATGTAGACACATGTATCACACTCATTTATCTTGAATCCATTTGACAGCATCGtatggtcaaattttgcatgccactgtttgggtgcttgttttagtccgtaaagagacttaacaagtcgacacaccTTCTCCTCTTTCCCTGGAACTACAAacccttcaggttgttccatgtaaatttatTCCTCTAACTCTCCATTTAGGAAGGctgttttcacatccatttgatggatttcaagaccgtACACGGCGGCTAACActactaacacccgaatagatgtaaTCCTCGTTACCGGCGAGTATGTATCAAAGTAATCAAGATCTTCTCGTTGTGTAAAACCTTTAACaactagtcttgccttatatttatcaatactACCATCAGCTCTCATTTTCCGcttgaaaatccatttggaacctaaaggtttattccctggaggaagatcaaccaattcccaagtaTGGTTGTCCAATATGGATTCTATctcactattgattgcctctttccaaaattgaGCTTCCGATGAAGACATAGCTTCATTGAAAGTTCGaggctcattttccaacaaaaatgttagaaactttggtccaaaggaagtagacgtcctttgacgtttgctgcGTCTTGGATTTTCCTTATTAGGaatattttcctttgtttcttctcGAGGTCGTTTAGATTCTTTGCTAGACGACTCACATTCCTTTTTATACGAATATATGGTTTCAAAGAagtcagcattatctgattcaattattGTATTCACCTGAATGTCGGGATTTTCAGATTTGTGAACCAGAAACCGATATGCCTTACTATTTGTGGCATATCCTATAAAAACACAATCAACGGTTTTAGGTcttatttttacccttttgggtttaggaacttgCACCTTGGCCAAACACCCTCATACTTTGAAGTATTCCAAATTGGGCTTCCTTCCTTTCCACTTTTCGTATGGAATTGATTTTGTTTTGCTATGGGGCACTCGATTGAGTATTCGGCTAGCTGTTagaatagcttccccccacaagttctGGGGTAACCCAGAACTTATTAATAGggcattcatcatttcttttaGTGTTCTATTCTTCGTTTCTGCAATTCCGTTTGATTGTGGCAAGTAAAGGGCAGTCGTTTGATGAATAATACCATATTCCAAACATATTTGTCTAAAAGGAGATTCATATTCACCGCCCTTATCACTCCTtatcattttaatctttttgttaAGTTGAGTCTCAACTTCAGTTTTGTACTGCCTGAATGCTTCAATTGCTTCATATTTACTATTAAGTAAATAAACATAGCAATACCGCGTactatcgtcaataaaagttatgaaatacttatttccaccgcgagatgggattgacttcatgtcacaaatatctgtatggattaagtctaaaggacttgaattcctttcaattgacttataaggatgtttaacatacttagattcaacacagatttgacattttgattgattgcattcaaacttaggcaatacttccaaactaatcatttttcgcaaggttttataattgacatgtcctaaacgtgaatgccataaatcatttgactcaatCAAGTAAGACGAAGCAGAaactttattattattagcaacaaccattacattcagtttgaaaaggccctctgtaAGGTAACCTTTTCCTATGTACATCTCGTTCTTACTTATTACAACCTTTTCAGAAACATAAACACACTTAAAACCATTCTTCACTAGAAGTCCGGTAGATACTagatttttcctaatttcaggaacatgacagacgttgttgagagtcaccACCTTGCCAGAGGTCATCTTCAACAGGATCTTTCCATAACCTTCAATCTTGGCCGTTGCAGAATTTCCCATGTAAATGGTCTCGTCGGGCCCGGCGGGAGCATATGAA
Coding sequences:
- the LOC132626767 gene encoding uncharacterized protein LOC132626767, whose amino-acid sequence is MSNKSPIFSIVEPQHFSDYGFDPQIDYFQILEEARKHKIRETARSSIDTLHFKLQKPISKDEYSSKKIKKNSSRKKWWKNALLFFKRSSTNNDNKISDTVNLHRQPTLRGTSISGPVYITESRSGSNTPYRKTNRSTSGPLAGFLTPNRKGDVDVPYVNLREFNMDQQQHNMPIYLVT